Part of the Acropora palmata chromosome 10, jaAcrPala1.3, whole genome shotgun sequence genome, TCTCACACCTACCCGGCGTCCGACGTGTTGAACTATTTTTCTGTGAACGAAGCAAGAGGCTTGAGTTTGGAGGCATTATCTTTGGCCCAAGAGAAATATGGACCGAACGGTAGGCAGTAAATCTACATTTTTTGCATCGATTTAGCAAGTTTTACTGTCTCAGGGATGTGATTTGTGCAAACACGTGATGATcttttttgtatgatttttcTCCATCATGCTCTATTATATGAAGTTATGGTTTAGCAAAAACtctatttctcttttttgcatttcatACTTATGAAACTGCAGAGCTTCCAGCAGAAGAGGGTAAGTTTCGAACTAAAGAAGGCGTAAAGTAATATGTTTACTTTTGAAGCTTTATAACTGCCAAGGAAATTCACATCCGCTTTTTTCAATGCGCAGGCTTTATTTTTCAGTCTTACCTTTAGTTTTACCATTTTGTTTAAGGTAAACCACTTTGGAAGTTGGTACTGGAACAATTTGACGATTTACTGATAAAAATCCTCCTTGCAGCTGCCGTAATTTCGTTTGTAAGTTCATTGTCCGTTTACGTTACAAACGTAACAGTTTGTATTAATCAACGATCATCGATCaacttcaacttttttttttcctaggtTCTTGCTCTGTTCGAGGAGGGAGAGGATAGAACTACGGCATTTGTAGAGCCCTTCGTTATTCTCGTTATTCTTATAATAAACGCCATCATAGGAGTTTGGCAAGtgagtgaaataattatttgtcaaAGCTTTGCGTCGTTGTAGAAAACACTAGCTGGCtactttaataattttatttctaattttctttttaaggaaAGAAATGCGGAAAGTGCGATCGAGGCTTTGAAAGAATATGAACCAGAAGTAGCAAAGGTCTtaagacaaaacaaatcagGAATTCAGAGAATAAAAGCAAGGGATTTGGTTCCAGGAGACATAGTAGAAGTTGCGGGTAAGAATGTAGCATGTGAACAGATCACGCAATGGTAAGATGTTATTTCACGCAAAATGTTTCCACTTGGATCTTTGTGTACAAAATAACGACGAACTGGTGTTGTCCTATTTACATTCATTCCATGGACTTGGCTCTGTTTATGTCCTTAAGTAAATAAATGGTAAACAAGCTAGAGAATATGATGATTTCTGCCTGTTTGCCCCCTAAATTTGTAACAGAACCTTTCAATCCCAAGTCATCTCCACCTaggaatttgtttttgctttcagGGCTATTGTTTATCTTATCCCTGATTTGAACAACCTGTATCTCTTGTGTTTTGTGTGTGCCAGCTAAGCCATTTTGTGCATAGGATTTACTGGGTATCACTTGAGGCCATATTCTCCAGATTTGTTGCAATGCCAAATATAGGTGACCGAAATACATGTTCTCCAATGGAGTGTATAGCTTGTAGCAAGTTCATAGGTGTCCTATTGGCTGGTTACTCTATCTTAGTGATTAAGGATTTTTGATTGCTTGGTTAGCTGTTGGAGTTATTTGGATATCAAATTCCTGGGTTGGTGCTCTGTGTGTTGAAGCAAAATGCCTTTTTACAATgtattttgaagttttgatgttttgtttactgttcagaaaatgttttgtttgtttccctGTATAAAATTGTCTCTATTGTTTCAAGGACCAGGTCgtcaaatgttttaaaaatattgtcaaCCAATGTGATTCTAGGCGTCATGTTTTGTTATTGCAATGTACAAAGTTTaagaatgattatttttcagttgtaaaggcaataattatttttcctcaaacactgtttttggttttaaacTTTGATTTCGACTGTCAAACATCTTTGCTGTAGGGTTATGGTGGGAGGGTTTAGGGTTATTTTGTGGAAGATATGTAAATGTTTGAATGGGTGGATACAAATCATCTAATGCAACTTGAGGATCTCCATCAATAAATAGTGTTCATCCTGAGGGTTAAAATGGTTCGAGTCTAAATTACCTACAGTTGGTTTGGCATAAAATTACTTAATTGATAATATCTCCTTTCAATTAGAAGACTGTTGAATGATGACAGTTGTGAGATTCAAGGACTTTAAAGAATTAATTTGGGAAATATTACCCTTAGGCTGAATATCATTTTTCGAAGTAATGTGTGTAGTCTTCTCATAAGTATTAGTAGAGAAATCTCAAGCTTTAGACTTTGAGTGTCAACAGTTTCGATTGCTCTTTATCTCAGATATGTATCAAGCCCACCGGTTCAAtaaatcattaaaaatttgtttttgttttactttttcgTAGTTGGTGACAAAGTTCCAGCTGACATTCGTATAACATCGATCAAGTCAACAACCCTTAGAGTAGATCAATCCATTCTAACAGGTTTGAGAAAAGATGCATGTCTCAATGATATTTCTCGTAACTTGCACATAATTTTGTTCTTCAGTGACTGTTGCCTTGCTTTAGTGTAAGGATAACAGTTTTAGTTATTTTGTTAACAATATGTGGACTTCTAgatacataataattattatcaaattCATTCTGTTGTCTtcaaaaatagttatttgtaaaatgcaataatgttgCAATAGAacttttcgcttttttttggCTTGTAAAATCATGAAAGAAATAGTGGTTCTTCCCTCTATGTGTaatgatttcttttatttctgttgCCAACTCAATTTGTCATTGTTGACAGGAGAAAGTATTAGTGTTATTAAACACACAGACTCAATCCCAGATCCAAAGGCAGTCAATCAAGATAAAACTAACATGCTATTTTCTGTAAGTTactatttttctctttgttgttCATGTCAGCAAACACCCTTTTAAGTGCGAAGTCTGAAGGATAGAGAACTATTAGGGTTAGAATGGGGCTTATTGAATTATGTCAAGTAAGCATCGTAATATTTTCTGATGGTATTTCTGGCATTAGATGtaaatattccattttttgaaTTCTTTGTTGGACCATTTGTAGTGGTGGGTAAGCATctcaaaatatttcatctGGGGGAGGGTGAGTCTACTGTCCTTTTGAGAAAAATGGGAAATGTCGCTGACCTACTCCTCTAAAGATAATCTGCATCTGAAATTGCGGACAGGGAGAGAAGGTTAAGTTATGTGTCTTGTTCTCAGGGGGTCAGTCTGCCATTTTGATATCGCTTTTCTATGAAAGTTTATAATTCATGATGACCTCACACTGACTGTTTGGTGCTGCTTGTTACTAAACTTTggaataatttttgctttactcTGTCCAGGGCACAAATATTGCTGCTGGGAAGGCCACAGGTGTAGTGGTTGGGACTGGTTTGAATACTCAAATTGGTGAGTCATGACTCCTAGACCACATTAAATAAACTTAAAAAACATAACAGAATTCATAATACCAAGTGGTTTAATCTGCTGATTGATATTATTTTGATCCCAATCATTTGTAGGGAAAATCAGGGACGAAATGGTTGACACAGAGGAAGAGAGAACACCTTTGCAGCAGAAACTAGATGAATTTGCTCAACAGTTATCAAAGGTATCGTTTTGAAATCTGGGACCTCTTCTCTTATGGTTGCAGTATTTAATAGAGATTAAGAGCACTGATGAATGTTCTTAAACTACTATTTTTTGTACAATTTAACAACTTACAACataaatttcttctttttgttttatttaacaaaGGTAATCACAGTTATTTGTATTGCAGTATGGGCCATAAACATTGGTCACTTCAGTGATCCTGTTCATGGGGGCTCCTGGTTAAAGGTAAAATATGAccttgtgattttttttctcacttgtAAAATCATGAACCTCAATAATAAGCCATTTAATTTTTCCCAGTCCACTTTACAAATGTCTTCACAGTTGAGTTATATTCAAGTGTTTAGTACAAATAAGCTTTggaagttatcttttttatgCCAATCATTGTGACAAATGTTGGTGTAATTTAAGAACCAAAATTTCATTGACCTGGTgtaattgaattttttgtcttctcaGGGAGCTGTCTATTACTTTAAGATAGCTGTTGCCTTGGCAGTAGCAGCTATTCCAGAGGGACTACCCGCTGTCATAACAACCTGTTTGGCCTTAGGTAAGaattttttgcataatttcgTTTGATagtgtgaattattttttttttagtagaaGATATTTAAAGTTAGCCTGACTTCATGGGAAATGAGTCTCTGTTTAAAGTTATGAACTGTTGTGAAAGGTGTGACAGGCCAGTCAGCTTACTTGAGATTGAAGTCATTACCATTTGAGCTTTGAATCTGGTGCCATCAAAGGTTGGTGGGGCCGGGTCACACCACAGATCATAGAGACTGCTGGATGCATGGGCTCAATATTAAcagcctaaattacatttggCTACATTTAAACTAATTGCCAATttatgagcttgggaactgttGCCATCAAAGGTTGTTAGGGTCCTGTGCATATACCAGGTACAGGAGGGAGGTTCGATGGCAACTGTGTGAGTGGGAACTACCCCTGCAAGCACTAACCAACAGTGTCACATTGAGGTAACTTCAGAGGAGAAACTTACGTGACCCGATACCTACCATGAACTACTTCCCATGAGGGGTGGGTCCTGATTTTGCAAAATATGTAAGCAAAGTAGTGATGTACAAAGCTGAACTGAGCAAGCAAACTGCAAATGTGGtgaccaaagcagtgatctGTCCGAGGTAGTGGTCCACAAAGATCAGCGCAGAAGACAACTGCAATTGTGGTGACTAGAGCTCACATTCAATCGCATGGTGAGGCAAGGCCTTCGTGGCCACTTTGCAGATCATAGAGACCGTTGGATGCATTGGCTCAagattaattttgtcttcattaCATTTAGCAACATGAAAACATCATAGActtgaataaattattgttgaggtcaagAAGTCTTGGGAAGCTAACCAGTTTACCCACTCTTTAATAGGCTTTTTAAATGACATACAAAGGCAGGTAGAGATCATAATACCTTGACATGGATTGTGACCACTCTTCCTAATATGTTTTAACATTCTGTAGGTACACGTAGGATGGCCAAGAAAAATGCTATTGTTCGTAGCCTCCCTTCTGTGGAAACGCTTGGTTGTACATCAGTGATTTGCTCAGACAAGACAGGGACCTTGACAACTAACCAAATGTCGGTTCACAAGGTAATGTGATTATCCATAACCAAGGGTCATTTTATGTACAAAAGTGTTGATGAATAGATTGAAGCCAGATTTATCTAATATTTGTAATGTAATTCCCTCATTTGATTTTGGAAAATTACTCTTTCATCTTTTCAGGTCTTTATATTGAATGAAGTAAGGAGGGATCATGCTACTTTCCATGAATTTGAGGTGGAAGGCACAACTTACGACCCAGTAGGAGATGTGTAAGATTTTTAATTCATACAAATGCAGTCTTTTGCGTCCTTCCTCAAGAAAGCTCACTTCTATAGATAATGACCTCACATTTCtcaaatcattattttcagaACATTAGGTGGAAGGAGAATTAATACACAAGATTTTGAAGCTTTGCCAGAATTTGCCACCATCTGTGCAATGTGTAATGATTCAAGTGTGGACTACAATGCTGTAAGAACTGATTTAGATCTTctattgttcatttttttaatggagcagtaggaaaaaatgtttttcagttttatcaTTAATTAAAGACAATCAAGTGTATCAGCCACACAGGCCTTGAAATAGTGATCAAGGGATGGCTAGAGTTGGGTATTGACCAGATATGTTCTTTCGAGTGCTGGAcatattaaataattttggtTTGCTGAAGGACCGGGTTTTGTTTCCTGTGAATCCCTGGTTACTAAGCAAAGTATGTGAACGAAAAGACTTTTTGAGGACGAGGAAATTTTAACGTTATGGACTTTTAAAAGctttcattgaaaacaatacTAGGGGGGAAATGTTCGCAAGCAACTAAACATATTCTTTACATACAATTTGAATGGCTAAAATTTGTATTCATTCTTTATTGAGTCTGCAAATGGAGAGATTGATCTGAGGCAACATGGAATTTAATTTAAGCTTAAATTAAAGTTCGCAGGCGGAAGTACCTCAGTTATGGATTTTCGtctgaatttgtttgtttgttctttgttttctcaattcTTGAGCTTCTAAACTTGGGGTGTGACTTATCTACCTTCTGTTTACATTAACAAACTTCAATATGGATGTTTCCTTCTTAATACCAACATTCTCTCATCAACCTAAAGTTTGACCTTGATTCcgtgaaaatttgtcatttcttaaaaaaatgtGTCGTATATCTCAAAAAATACGGTAGTTTAAAACACAGccataataatttaattattcatttctgTTCCTGAAAATTAGACCCTAACCCTAATGGTTTTATTGTTCCAACATTGTGACAGCTTAGCGTGGAGGGTGTcaacataaaattatttcaaattagTTGAATATAATTTGACCTAGTTAACAACAAGGAGCAAGTGTTATACCTGTGTGCATTGTTGTTTGGCATTGTGTTGCTTCCCCAAGCCTCTTCAGCCCTTGCAACACCCCTGTCTGCAGTGTGAGCATTCAGTGGCTCTGGTTTCTAAGTTCGGTCCTTTACCAATAGACAATGGTCTACCCTTCATGTGTGAAGCTTGGTGGTATTTTACTGCATTGTTTGTGGAACATTTAGTTGCTGGCATGTTTGCAGTCAGCCTCGTTCATTTTTTCCTAGTTAATTTTTCATGCCTTCATTTCAACAGTTTTTAGTACTGgtatcattatttattttggttggttttgatCAGCTTCCACTGAATGTCTTTCAGTGTGGCTGGTGCCCATGTTTGTGTTGTCTTATCTTGTTTATCTCTTTATTGGGACAGgtgctcgtggctgggttgtcgATATTGCTTGTTTTGGGCAGCTCACCTCCTTCTGTGATGGATGCTGttaatattaaatttaatttacagTCATTTTCTCCTGAATTTCTGTTCCAGGTCAGAGATGCTTATGAGAAAGTGGGTGAATCTACAGAAACTGCACTGACAGTCTTAGTTGAAAAACTCAATGTGTTTGGTACAAATCTAGTTGGAATGTCTAAGGCTGATCTGGCAAATACATGTAATAATGTCATCAAATCGCATTTCAGCAAGGTGAATAGAAGAATGATTGCTGTCGCTCTTCTTTTTGTATCAGCCATTCTTGCAAACTCGAGTCTAAGGCCTTTGATTATTGATTTATCAAATATATTCTTTTTGAGAGtagtattttgatttcaaaataccTCATACGTTCTTTTATAGGAATTTACACTGGAATTTTCTCGGGACAGAAAATCAATGAGTGTTTATTGTACTCCTATTGCTGATGGACCAAACTCTGTTCATGACAATAAACCAAAAATGTTTGTTAAGGTAAAGTAAAATCAATAgttttaattatattaatttgtTAAAAGTTTATTGATAGAAAGATCAAGAAATTAAACTAATCTGATTACTAAGTGCTATATTTCATCCTGTTATATGGTAATGTTTGTATTTAGGTTCGATAAAGAACCATGTAATGTCATTGAGCTTTCACTTTGTATGCCCTGAGGTTTGTGTTGAACCACTGACACTTTTTTCTAAACTTGTTGGTAATGAAATGCACTGCAGAGCTCATCAAACATGAACCCAAAGttggtttttattttgaaaactataGGCAATTTTTGTGCTAGTTATGGATTTCTCTTGGATGGCAATTTTTTGGAATGATTTTTAGGTTGTCAATGGTAGACTAAATATGAATATATATGGTAACCactcttttatttctttactgtTACAAACaaagtgttttgtttgattagacttttgaaatcTAGCAAGTGGTTATTTCAGGTGATTACAGTGTAGTGCTTTTACGTAGCCCTGGTGATCAGAATTATTTTTGAACTTGTTTTTGTGCTTTAGGGAGCTCCAGAGAGCATCATTGAGAGATGTAATTTTATGAGAGTGGGTAAAAGCACACTTCCTTTGATAGCAAACACTAAGAAGCAAATTATGGAACTTGTTAAACAGTATGGAACAGGTGAGCATTTTTGTAGAAAGTGTGTTTGTAGTCCAAGAAGTGCAATTTCACTGGAAATGATGATTTTTTCGCGCTTCTCCTGAGACTTGATTCAAAGATTAcactattttattttgctgatCCAGTGAAACTACTGTAACTGTCAGTCACACAATGCCATGAATAattgagggttgtccaatataCACGAACTGATACAACCTGCATAATGGTATATTCCTTTTAGCACGACCTGTACGAGTTGTACGACTCataaaccattgtttcacgacCCGTACGAGTCGTGGACATGTATATACACCCTAAGTCACCCTATACACTTCACAAACTGTACGACTCataaaccattgtttcacgacTTGTACGGGTTGTGGAACAATGGTTTGAGTCGTACAGTTTGTGAAGTGTATATCATTAGAGGGACTTAGGGTGTATATACAAGTCCACAACTCGTATGGGTCGTAAAGCAATGGTTTGCGAGTGGTACAGTTTGTGAACTGCATATCATTGGAGGGACTTTTGGCTCCGACGCTTTAAGAATGAAGAATATTCGGCAGAATTGCTTATCATCAGTATGCATATATCTATGCAGTTCACCAATAGTACGACTCGTGAACCATTGTTTAACAACCTGTATGGGTCGTACGAGTCATGTCAAGCCATTCACGGTCGTATCTTTTCGACAGTATTGGACAAGGATGGAATAATTTAGTCATTTTGGAGTTTCAAAAACATCTGTGCTTGTCAGGGTATGAGTAGACTTGCTTACAAGTCGACCTTCAACGAGCACGAGCAAAAGCGAGCGAAACGAGCTTCAACGAGGTCGCGAAGCGACCTAGCGAGTGAAGTCGCGACGTCGACTTGTTTCACCTGAATGGATTTGAATCATATTATAAATTCATGTGGGAAAAATGATTGACACATAGAGAATTTACTAGATAGGCATCCAAAATCATACATACATGAAACTTCAATCTAGAAAATTTTAGCCGACAGCTATAGAAAATATAGGTAATATTTACTCTTTCGAACAGATATTTTACAGTCTTTCGGTTCCTGAGGCTGTTAAAATTACTTCCTTTCATGATGGATTCACTCTTAAAACTAATATTTTCTTACCATTTGGCAATGCAATGACTTTCGTCTATAAACACAGCTTTGATTGAATCCTTTAGTTCACGAATAACGGTTCTGTGAGAGTGCAATAGGGCTTCTGGACTTCCAAACACAAGGTTAAACCGGCCAAGTCGGATGTCTTTCAGTTCGGCGGCAGTACTTTCAGGGCTGACAATCGCTGCTTTTATACCACGTCTTCTTAAACCATCGACGGTTTTTCATCAAAGACACCAGAGGGGCCACCACTATGCATACAGATGATAATATATGCTTGTCTCTCAGCATTCTCTACTCCCACAGCGATTCCCTCGAACACAAACGGtgcaatttcaaaacaaagtgACTTGCCTGATCCCGTtggagaacaaaaaaatatgtccTTCCCACTGACATATGACTCTACAACTTTTCTCTGACTTTCTCGTAACTCGCTGTATCCTAATTTCCGTAGACCAAAACTTAAAACATCTTCAACACCTTCCATACTCTCGAAGAGATCAGTAACAAATATGGCTTCTCCAACAGCTTCTCGGGTTACGTCATGCTAAAACTCTCACTCTCCTATTGGTCAATTGTCATGATGTCACCGGTTGAATTTTCCTCCGGTGGATTTCGCACCAAACAGGTATGAAAAGTCCTTTAAAACGGCATACcaaccaggaaaaaaaattttaaaggaCTTTTAGAAAGTCTAGGGTATGAGCAAACCTGCATATGTCAACAATGAAATGCTTCAACTCACAATACACCAATGACAAGGTTGTGGAAAATATTATGAGAAGAGGGACTTATAGTATTAAACCTAACCTCAGCTACACCAAGGTATTTGCTTTCGTATTGCATACTGTGTACTGCCCAATAGCAAGAAGACAAGTGTTTAcagggaagaaaaaaaatgatagaaAACAGATTCTTCTTACAATTGTGTTTTGGTACAGGGGCAGACACACTCCGTTGTTTAGCTTTGGCAACAGTGGATGAACCTATTCCCCTA contains:
- the LOC141895510 gene encoding calcium-transporting ATPase sarcoplasmic/endoplasmic reticulum type-like is translated as MELSHTYPASDVLNYFSVNEARGLSLEALSLAQEKYGPNELPAEEGKPLWKLVLEQFDDLLIKILLAAAVISFVLALFEEGEDRTTAFVEPFVILVILIINAIIGVWQERNAESAIEALKEYEPEVAKVLRQNKSGIQRIKARDLVPGDIVEVAVGDKVPADIRITSIKSTTLRVDQSILTGESISVIKHTDSIPDPKAVNQDKTNMLFSGTNIAAGKATGVVVGTGLNTQIGKIRDEMVDTEEERTPLQQKLDEFAQQLSKVITVICIAVWAINIGHFSDPVHGGSWLKGAVYYFKIAVALAVAAIPEGLPAVITTCLALGTRRMAKKNAIVRSLPSVETLGCTSVICSDKTGTLTTNQMSVHKVFILNEVRRDHATFHEFEVEGTTYDPVGDVTLGGRRINTQDFEALPEFATICAMCNDSSVDYNAVRDAYEKVGESTETALTVLVEKLNVFGTNLVGMSKADLANTCNNVIKSHFSKEFTLEFSRDRKSMSVYCTPIADGPNSVHDNKPKMFVKGAPESIIERCNFMRVGKSTLPLIANTKKQIMELVKQYGTGADTLRCLALATVDEPIPLSEMDLEASEKFAGYESNMTFVGVAGMLDPPRKEVKDSIEKCRGAGIRVIVITGDNKGTAEAICRRIGIFGPDEDTTGLSYSGREFDDLTPKEQRMACLNARLFSRVEPSHKSKIVEYLQADGEISAMTGDGVNDAPALKKAEIGVAMGSGTAVAKSASEMVLADDNFSTIVAAVEEGRSIYDNTKQFIRYLISSNIGEVVSIFLTAALGMPEALIPVQLLWVNLMTDGPPATALSFNPPDVDIMMKPPRKAKEALISGWLFFRYLAIGIYVGVATVAASAWWFMFYENGPKVSYYQLTHHMQCTTDRTNFDGVNCEVFGDLHPMTMALSVLVTIEMFNALNSLSENQSLFVMPPWRNPSLITAIAASFIMHFVILYFKITNTIFRITPLNWDEWVAVLYFSFPVIILDEVLKLFSRIIAESSHPSPKTKVKSN